The Deltaproteobacteria bacterium genome includes a window with the following:
- a CDS encoding DUF4203 domain-containing protein translates to MEFSNIVLGLVLLVLGRKLFWLFVSIVGFLFGMGFAGLVFPDQPQWIQVLFALGAGFLGALLAVLAQRVAFALAGFYGGFYFALILAQSFGSGANNIVICTFVGVIGAVVATLIMDWVIILLSCLVGAGAVVGALGLGQGMRIIVFLLLVITGAFVQTKLLPQAKQYDGTKG, encoded by the coding sequence ATGGAATTCTCTAACATTGTTTTAGGTCTGGTCTTGCTTGTACTGGGACGAAAGCTTTTTTGGCTCTTTGTTTCAATAGTGGGGTTTCTTTTCGGCATGGGGTTCGCGGGTCTGGTATTCCCGGATCAACCGCAGTGGATACAGGTTTTGTTTGCCCTTGGCGCGGGTTTTCTCGGAGCCTTGCTTGCAGTATTGGCCCAGCGCGTTGCCTTCGCCCTCGCAGGGTTTTATGGGGGCTTTTACTTCGCCCTAATTCTAGCTCAGTCATTCGGTTCGGGGGCAAATAACATAGTCATATGCACTTTTGTTGGGGTGATTGGGGCCGTGGTCGCAACCCTCATCATGGACTGGGTAATCATTTTGCTTTCTTGCCTGGTGGGAGCCGGGGCGGTGGTTGGGGCGTTAGGTTTAGGGCAAGGAATGAGAATAATCGTTTTCCTGTTGCTGGTGATTACCGGGGCTTTTGTTCAGACAAAGCTCTTGCCTCAAGCCAAGCAATACGATGGGACTAAAGGGTAA
- a CDS encoding DUF599 domain-containing protein yields MFTIAAAEVVLTGTAFSILVIYHLHLACQVRKDPMATSIGLGNHLRYEWVEAVMGAKEHIEAIQTLRNWVMASSFLASTAILIGLGILNTVFRTEKIAECAHALNLFGTKSLELWLIKLMILVVVFFFSFFNFALTIRYYNHASFAINIPTSDEPAITYESVAKIINRANMHYTLGMRGFYFSVPLTLWLFGPTWMLSGSIVLTVILYKLDRTI; encoded by the coding sequence ATGTTTACAATTGCAGCGGCGGAAGTTGTTTTGACCGGTACGGCCTTTTCTATTCTTGTCATCTACCATCTGCACCTTGCTTGCCAAGTGCGAAAAGATCCGATGGCCACATCCATTGGTCTCGGCAATCACCTGCGATACGAATGGGTGGAAGCCGTGATGGGAGCGAAAGAACACATCGAGGCCATCCAGACTTTGCGAAATTGGGTGATGGCATCCAGCTTTCTGGCCTCAACGGCCATCCTCATCGGCTTGGGCATCCTTAATACGGTTTTCAGGACTGAAAAAATCGCAGAATGTGCCCACGCCCTGAATCTGTTTGGAACGAAAAGTCTGGAGCTTTGGCTGATAAAACTAATGATACTGGTCGTTGTTTTCTTTTTTTCCTTTTTCAATTTTGCACTGACGATCCGTTACTACAACCATGCCAGTTTTGCCATCAACATTCCGACGTCGGACGAACCGGCCATCACTTACGAGTCCGTAGCCAAAATTATTAATCGGGCCAATATGCACTACACCCTCGGAATGCGCGGATTCTATTTTTCAGTGCCATTGACGCTTTGGCTTTTTGGACCGACATGGATGCTATCTGGGTCCATCGTATTGACCGTCATACTTTACAAGCTGGACCGGACTATTTGA
- a CDS encoding desulfoferrodoxin FeS4 iron-binding domain-containing protein, translated as MRAPKVKKAGEVYSCEVCGNVVEVKKAGGGELVCCGQPMKLQKK; from the coding sequence ATACGGGCGCCAAAGGTTAAAAAGGCCGGAGAAGTTTACAGCTGTGAAGTCTGCGGTAACGTGGTTGAAGTGAAAAAAGCCGGTGGGGGCGAACTGGTCTGTTGCGGGCAACCCATGAAATTGCAGAAAAAGTAA
- a CDS encoding DUF1269 domain-containing protein: MKEKNAVIGVCETHEKAEDAVKQLEKSGFDMQKLSVVGKDYHTEKHVVGYYNAGDRMKYWGKSGAFWGGIWGMLFGSAFFWVPGIGPILVGGPLVSWILGALESAAIVGGLSALGAGLYGIGIPKDSIIKYETDLKADKFLAIAHGTADEVKRAHDIIKKMNVVDATVHSV, from the coding sequence ATGAAGGAGAAAAACGCCGTTATCGGTGTTTGCGAAACTCATGAAAAGGCTGAAGATGCTGTCAAGCAACTGGAAAAATCCGGTTTTGACATGCAGAAGTTGTCAGTCGTTGGAAAAGACTACCACACGGAAAAACACGTAGTCGGGTATTATAATGCAGGAGATCGCATGAAGTATTGGGGCAAGTCGGGGGCTTTCTGGGGAGGAATCTGGGGGATGCTTTTTGGCTCGGCATTCTTCTGGGTGCCCGGCATTGGTCCCATACTTGTTGGCGGCCCCCTGGTTTCTTGGATCCTCGGGGCCCTGGAGAGCGCCGCCATCGTTGGCGGTCTCAGTGCGCTCGGGGCCGGACTGTACGGCATCGGGATTCCGAAAGACAGCATCATAAAATATGAAACAGACCTTAAGGCGGACAAGTTTCTGGCCATTGCTCATGGCACAGCCGATGAGGTCAAGAGAGCACATGATATTATCAAGAAAATGAATGTGGTGGACGCAACTGTCCATTCCGTTTAG
- a CDS encoding periplasmic heavy metal sensor produces MKHLFVVLLSMGLILFQGFPTYCGEKGRDESKEAYGDDMPAYGRCGHMMGYGLHGHGMRRGGSGVHHGWGWSERPRDWKSMTQEEQKKWEEMRAKHQMEILDLRKELVSKRVELETLWNQPQVDHGRIEKLSGEIAQIEAQLAKKRDKHLLECRKQFGDRGWTCPGSW; encoded by the coding sequence ATGAAACATCTATTTGTAGTCCTGCTGTCGATGGGATTGATTCTTTTCCAAGGCTTTCCAACCTATTGTGGAGAAAAAGGGCGAGACGAAAGCAAAGAGGCGTACGGCGACGACATGCCGGCTTACGGCAGGTGCGGTCACATGATGGGTTATGGGCTGCACGGACACGGGATGCGCAGGGGCGGCTCCGGGGTACATCACGGTTGGGGCTGGAGTGAAAGACCCCGAGACTGGAAGTCCATGACCCAGGAGGAGCAGAAAAAGTGGGAGGAGATGAGAGCAAAACACCAGATGGAAATCCTGGACCTGCGGAAAGAATTGGTGTCTAAACGCGTGGAACTGGAGACATTGTGGAATCAGCCCCAGGTAGATCATGGCAGGATTGAGAAGCTTTCCGGTGAGATCGCCCAGATTGAGGCACAGCTGGCCAAGAAACGGGACAAGCATCTCCTGGAGTGCCGAAAGCAGTTTGGCGACAGGGGTTGGACATGCCCCGGCTCCTGGTGA